From a single Gracilimonas sp. genomic region:
- the secG gene encoding preprotein translocase subunit SecG, whose translation MLYNIIVGVIAVICFLLIVVVLLQPGQGQGISGMGGGGGLGGGGGLGARRTADLLSKSTSVLAALFLALCVLANFAIDRGEVERSILQEGGGVNAPIESPSQSAPAIPQQQQDNSQDNSEDNGDN comes from the coding sequence ATGCTTTATAATATTATTGTAGGAGTTATTGCTGTTATTTGCTTCCTGTTAATCGTGGTTGTTTTACTGCAACCGGGACAGGGACAAGGAATTTCCGGAATGGGTGGCGGAGGCGGCCTCGGTGGAGGCGGTGGTCTCGGAGCCCGGAGAACAGCTGACTTACTGTCGAAATCAACATCGGTACTTGCAGCCCTTTTTCTGGCACTATGTGTGCTCGCTAACTTCGCGATTGATCGCGGGGAAGTAGAACGGAGTATTTTACAGGAAGGCGGAGGTGTAAATGCACCTATTGAATCTCCTTCCCAATCAGCTCCGGCTATTCCTCAGCAGCAGCAGGATAACAGCCAGGACAATTCCGAAGACAACGGCGATAACTAA
- a CDS encoding GIY-YIG nuclease family protein, whose translation MKTYFTYITTNRKYGVLYTGMTNNLIVRTSQHKEKMFKGFSSKYNTDRLVWFEEFQWVHNAIIREKEIKGWRREKKIELIESINPEWEDLYPKLLGK comes from the coding sequence ATGAAAACCTATTTTACCTATATCACAACAAACCGAAAGTATGGGGTGCTTTATACCGGCATGACAAATAATCTGATTGTCCGTACCAGTCAGCATAAAGAGAAAATGTTTAAAGGCTTTTCTTCGAAGTACAATACTGACCGACTGGTATGGTTTGAAGAATTTCAGTGGGTCCATAATGCGATCATCCGGGAGAAAGAAATCAAAGGCTGGAGGAGGGAAAAGAAGATTGAGCTTATCGAATCTATCAATCCGGAGTGGGAAGACTTGTATCCAAAATTACTTGGAAAGTAA
- a CDS encoding dienelactone hydrolase family protein, with translation MKKLLLLAPVLFLIAACGDSKYSTNDKNVVGQEISYSTDEITMNGYISQDENNFAKRPGVLVVHEWWGHDEHARRAADELAKLGYVALAVDMYGNGKQASHPDDAMKFSNNVMSNFDTAKARFNAALETLKNRGNVDSTKIGAIGYCFGGSVILAMANSGSDLDGVAAFHAGLQLPVMPQDTLSSRILILNGADDPFVTEEQVTNLTGAYEELGADYQYINYDGAQHAYTNPAADSLGQKFDLPLAYNAQADSLSWEEMKGFLNETFSGNEVEK, from the coding sequence ATGAAAAAATTATTACTGCTTGCACCTGTTTTATTTTTGATAGCAGCGTGTGGCGATAGCAAATACAGCACCAATGATAAAAATGTAGTAGGGCAGGAGATCAGCTACTCCACCGATGAGATTACCATGAATGGGTATATCAGTCAGGACGAAAACAACTTTGCCAAGCGCCCGGGGGTGCTGGTGGTGCATGAGTGGTGGGGCCATGATGAGCACGCCCGCAGGGCAGCGGATGAACTGGCCAAGCTCGGCTATGTAGCCCTGGCCGTGGATATGTACGGTAACGGCAAGCAGGCTTCCCATCCCGATGATGCCATGAAGTTCTCCAATAACGTGATGAGCAATTTCGACACGGCCAAAGCACGGTTTAATGCTGCCCTGGAAACCCTCAAAAACCGGGGCAATGTGGATTCGACTAAAATAGGAGCTATCGGCTATTGCTTTGGCGGAAGCGTGATCCTGGCCATGGCCAACTCCGGCTCCGACCTGGATGGCGTGGCTGCTTTTCATGCCGGACTCCAACTCCCCGTGATGCCTCAGGACACCCTCTCCTCCCGCATCCTGATCTTAAATGGCGCCGATGATCCCTTCGTGACGGAAGAGCAGGTGACCAACCTGACCGGTGCGTATGAAGAGCTGGGCGCAGACTATCAATACATCAATTACGACGGCGCCCAACATGCCTACACCAACCCCGCCGCTGATTCCCTCGGCCAGAAGTTTGACCTCCCGCTTGCCTACAACGCCCAGGCCGACAGCCTGAGTTGGGAAGAGATGAAGGGCTTTTTGAATGAGACCTTTTCCGGCAATGAGGTGGAGAAGTAA
- a CDS encoding DEAD/DEAH box helicase: MSFEEFGLSPELMSGLADVRIEKPTPLQTEVIPPALQGRHMLVKHEAGDDGVFLIPALQKLTSNGEVSGIRVLILTPSIERVKEIDEKVWAMGYHAQISSAALSMKGIRTAQEEAIKDGAPVVVANPGRLIEILDKNKLKLPKVDLVIIDEAHGMENYNLVNRVKDIMQLTEGEPQTLIFSESNNKATQQLSSAFLKDPVVHGFDESNVKEAASDSDSDSGQKSEAKEESKEQPSDQQEQEESEDFELDQEEVNRKLDEASVSVVLNPEENKEEEEKEDEQEAKADSDNEEEPTVPEDLTQAYIYVPPRAKISTLLAHLEDTLTDKIVVFAASKRTTDRLFRIIRKKGWGVVSINEGLKQEYYDERFGKFTSGDMKILLVGGLSATEIELNEVKQVINYDVPNEVEEYKYRAELVGNGKAARMVSLVSKMDKDDIDEIVKKVGYAPTEIPLPEEVKEKKGRSKKSDKKDKSSKKKSSNKNKKSKNDDRDRKRRKKPKEKKSANGLPRPSYDGLSGGKEGDSNGKRPSPSKSDGAFGWIKKLFN, from the coding sequence TTGTCTTTTGAAGAATTTGGCCTTAGCCCCGAATTAATGAGTGGGCTGGCCGACGTACGAATTGAAAAACCCACACCTCTCCAAACTGAAGTTATACCACCGGCACTACAAGGCAGACATATGCTTGTAAAACATGAAGCTGGTGATGACGGTGTATTTTTGATACCTGCATTGCAAAAACTGACAAGCAACGGAGAGGTTTCTGGCATACGAGTTTTAATACTAACACCATCTATTGAGCGAGTTAAGGAAATAGACGAAAAAGTTTGGGCCATGGGCTACCATGCTCAAATAAGTAGTGCAGCGCTTTCCATGAAAGGAATTCGCACCGCTCAGGAAGAAGCTATTAAAGATGGAGCACCGGTTGTGGTGGCAAACCCCGGCCGGCTGATTGAAATACTGGATAAGAATAAGCTGAAGCTTCCCAAAGTGGATCTCGTCATTATTGACGAAGCCCACGGCATGGAGAACTATAACCTGGTGAACCGGGTGAAGGACATCATGCAGTTAACCGAGGGTGAGCCACAAACGCTTATTTTCTCTGAATCCAACAACAAAGCTACCCAACAGCTTTCCTCTGCTTTCCTGAAAGACCCTGTGGTTCATGGGTTTGATGAATCCAATGTTAAGGAAGCTGCGTCTGACTCTGATTCCGACTCCGGACAAAAATCCGAAGCAAAAGAAGAATCTAAAGAGCAACCATCTGATCAACAGGAACAAGAAGAATCGGAAGATTTTGAGCTGGATCAGGAAGAAGTGAACCGCAAACTGGACGAGGCCAGTGTAAGCGTCGTGCTCAACCCGGAAGAAAATAAAGAGGAAGAGGAAAAAGAGGACGAGCAGGAAGCTAAGGCTGATTCCGATAATGAAGAAGAGCCTACCGTTCCTGAAGACCTGACCCAGGCATACATTTATGTTCCTCCAAGAGCGAAAATCTCTACCCTGCTTGCTCACCTTGAAGATACGCTGACGGATAAAATCGTGGTATTTGCTGCTTCCAAGCGCACTACCGACCGTCTGTTCCGCATCATCCGTAAAAAAGGATGGGGTGTAGTAAGCATCAACGAAGGACTGAAGCAGGAGTATTATGACGAACGCTTCGGAAAGTTTACTTCCGGCGACATGAAGATTCTGCTGGTTGGCGGACTTTCTGCCACTGAAATAGAACTGAATGAAGTGAAGCAGGTCATCAATTATGACGTGCCTAACGAAGTGGAAGAATATAAATATCGCGCGGAGCTGGTCGGAAATGGGAAAGCTGCCCGTATGGTGTCGCTGGTATCCAAAATGGATAAAGATGACATCGACGAGATTGTGAAGAAAGTAGGCTATGCCCCCACTGAAATTCCCCTTCCTGAAGAAGTGAAGGAGAAAAAAGGCCGAAGCAAGAAGTCGGATAAGAAAGATAAAAGCTCCAAGAAAAAGAGCAGCAATAAAAATAAGAAAAGCAAAAACGACGACCGCGACCGCAAGCGACGTAAAAAGCCGAAAGAGAAGAAATCCGCTAACGGACTTCCCCGTCCAAGTTATGACGGACTTTCCGGTGGAAAAGAAGGAGATAGCAACGGCAAACGTCCAAGTCCAAGCAAATCCGACGGAGCCTTCGGCTGGATTAAGAAGCTGTTCAACTAA
- a CDS encoding DUF2075 domain-containing protein, which produces MLNYFYKDSISAFLKKAPSTILGEIAHSDNFDTRNTQSKAWEIQISILKETLKGFEGELFFEFSIPRMGSRVDVLLIIQDVIFVIEFKVGESKYLSYDIDQAWDYALDLKNFHEPSHQAVLVPILVATEAKNSFLDITTTSHNDNLINPIKANKSELRKSIELTLDFLSENEVIDGEKYSAGRYAPTPTIVEAALSLYNTHSVDEITRSDASAKNLSETTDVITKLIDEARKQRKKKICFVTGVPGAGKTLVGLNVATEHLDHKNGDASVYLSGNGPLVNILQEALARDRVKRERAKGNKLTKKRARSSVKTFIQNIHHYRDEYIRDPKPPVDHVAIFDEAQRAWTKKQTVSFMKRRKGIDDFDSSEPEFLVSCLDRHDDWAVIICLVGGGQEINTGEAGISEWLRAIKNRFTDWEVYISPNLTDSEYDAVESIQQLSEITKVHLNKDLHLSVSLRSYRAENLSAFIKHLLDLNVEKAQKALESIPVDYPIVLTRDLKAAKKWLKEKARGSERYGLIVSSQAERLKPYAVDVKSPMNPIHWFLNGKDDVRSSYYLEQVATEFHIQGLELDWTCLIWDGDLRYSKNGWDFNSFRGSKWQNILKKERQDYLVNAYRVLLTRARQGMIIVVPEGDSEDHTRKSDFYDPTFEYLKSLNIKTI; this is translated from the coding sequence ATGCTTAACTATTTCTACAAAGATTCTATTTCTGCATTTTTAAAAAAAGCTCCATCAACAATACTAGGAGAAATTGCCCATTCCGATAACTTTGATACGCGAAATACCCAAAGCAAAGCATGGGAAATCCAAATCTCAATACTTAAGGAAACCCTTAAGGGCTTTGAAGGAGAATTATTTTTTGAATTTTCAATCCCAAGAATGGGGAGTCGAGTTGATGTCCTACTTATAATTCAGGATGTCATATTTGTGATTGAATTTAAAGTAGGTGAAAGTAAGTATTTAAGTTACGACATCGATCAAGCTTGGGATTATGCACTTGATTTGAAAAACTTTCATGAACCTAGTCATCAAGCCGTACTAGTTCCAATATTAGTAGCCACTGAGGCTAAAAACTCTTTTCTCGATATAACTACCACTTCACACAACGATAATCTTATTAACCCCATAAAGGCCAATAAATCAGAGTTAAGAAAATCAATTGAACTTACACTCGACTTTTTAAGTGAAAATGAAGTTATAGATGGGGAAAAATATTCAGCAGGAAGATATGCTCCAACACCAACAATTGTTGAGGCAGCTCTTTCATTATACAACACTCACTCTGTTGATGAAATCACGAGAAGTGATGCTAGCGCCAAAAACCTGTCAGAGACAACAGATGTAATCACAAAACTAATTGATGAAGCACGAAAACAAAGGAAAAAAAAGATCTGCTTTGTTACGGGAGTCCCAGGAGCAGGTAAAACATTAGTTGGGCTGAATGTTGCAACTGAACACCTCGATCATAAAAATGGTGATGCAAGCGTGTATCTATCAGGAAATGGCCCCTTAGTAAATATTCTGCAAGAAGCTCTTGCCAGAGATCGGGTAAAAAGGGAGAGAGCAAAAGGAAACAAGCTGACTAAAAAGCGGGCAAGATCCAGTGTAAAAACATTCATTCAAAATATTCACCACTATAGAGATGAATACATCAGAGATCCTAAACCTCCTGTAGACCACGTGGCAATATTTGATGAAGCTCAGCGAGCGTGGACTAAGAAACAAACCGTAAGCTTTATGAAAAGAAGGAAAGGAATTGATGATTTTGATTCATCAGAACCTGAATTCTTGGTTTCATGTTTAGATCGGCATGATGATTGGGCCGTGATTATTTGCTTGGTTGGTGGTGGACAAGAAATCAATACTGGTGAAGCAGGAATTTCAGAATGGTTGAGAGCTATTAAAAATCGTTTCACAGATTGGGAAGTTTATATATCACCCAATTTAACGGATTCAGAATATGATGCGGTAGAGTCTATTCAGCAGTTAAGTGAAATTACCAAAGTACATCTAAACAAAGACCTTCATTTATCTGTTTCATTACGTTCATATAGAGCAGAAAATCTTTCAGCTTTTATTAAACATCTTTTAGACCTAAATGTTGAAAAGGCTCAAAAAGCATTAGAAAGTATCCCAGTAGATTATCCAATTGTCTTAACTCGTGATTTAAAGGCTGCCAAAAAATGGTTGAAAGAAAAAGCCAGAGGAAGTGAAAGGTATGGGTTAATCGTATCATCACAGGCAGAAAGGTTGAAACCATATGCAGTTGATGTTAAATCTCCAATGAATCCAATTCACTGGTTTTTAAATGGTAAAGATGATGTGCGGTCTTCTTACTATTTGGAACAAGTTGCCACAGAATTTCATATTCAAGGACTTGAATTAGATTGGACTTGTCTGATTTGGGATGGGGATTTACGATACTCGAAAAATGGATGGGACTTTAACTCTTTCAGAGGCAGCAAATGGCAGAATATTCTTAAAAAGGAAAGGCAGGATTATTTAGTTAATGCCTATCGCGTTTTACTAACAAGAGCAAGACAAGGAATGATTATTGTGGTGCCAGAGGGAGATTCAGAAGACCATACCAGAAAGTCTGATTTCTATGACCCAACATTTGAATATTTAAAAAGCTTGAACATCAAAACAATTTAG
- a CDS encoding SOS response-associated peptidase family protein — translation MKRYVLEADKFIIEEAFGGQTDAESLFNPNYNVIPGNTMPIVVKDGDSRAVVSSVWGLKQEEADDDFFEIGQEEFAENKNLKQLAKTSPCIIPVSGFYKWKETVDDPLPFYLRVLTTEVTGLAGICTSFEQEDGRLIHSFAVITMPANALVEPLDDRMPVILEEKDYGRWLNGNAPEMLENGFSGNHLLPDMSVFRVPELVNDPSNNSKELVQPIPKLRNYDGPEDD, via the coding sequence ATGAAGAGATACGTATTAGAAGCCGATAAATTTATTATTGAGGAAGCTTTTGGTGGCCAGACCGATGCTGAAAGCCTTTTCAATCCAAATTATAACGTCATCCCCGGTAATACGATGCCTATTGTTGTGAAGGACGGGGATAGCCGGGCGGTGGTGAGCTCGGTATGGGGACTGAAGCAGGAAGAGGCTGACGATGACTTTTTTGAAATAGGGCAGGAAGAATTTGCTGAAAATAAAAACCTGAAGCAGCTTGCTAAAACCTCTCCCTGTATCATTCCGGTATCCGGGTTTTATAAGTGGAAGGAAACCGTGGACGACCCGCTGCCTTTCTACCTGCGGGTGCTTACAACAGAAGTGACCGGTTTAGCTGGAATCTGCACTTCATTTGAGCAGGAAGACGGCCGCCTGATCCACTCATTTGCAGTAATCACGATGCCGGCGAATGCCCTGGTTGAACCGTTGGATGACCGTATGCCCGTTATACTGGAAGAAAAAGATTACGGACGCTGGTTGAATGGAAATGCTCCTGAAATGTTAGAAAATGGGTTCTCAGGTAATCACCTGCTGCCGGATATGTCTGTTTTTCGAGTTCCTGAGTTAGTGAATGACCCTTCCAACAACTCCAAAGAGCTGGTGCAGCCAATCCCAAAACTCCGCAACTACGACGGGCCGGAAGACGATTGA
- a CDS encoding GxxExxY protein, which produces MIENELSKIIIGTCIEIHRELGPGLLESVYEEVLFSELNEKGLHVQRQVSVPLLYKEMHFETAYRLDLLVNNRVIIEIKAVESLAPVHYSQLLTYLKLSNKKLGLLINFNVKLLKEGIHRVVNKL; this is translated from the coding sequence ATGATAGAAAATGAATTATCAAAAATAATAATAGGAACTTGCATTGAAATTCATCGGGAGCTTGGCCCCGGGCTTTTGGAATCAGTTTATGAAGAAGTATTATTTTCTGAATTAAATGAGAAGGGGTTGCATGTTCAACGTCAGGTTTCAGTTCCGTTATTGTATAAAGAGATGCACTTTGAAACTGCTTACAGATTAGACCTGCTCGTAAATAACCGGGTTATCATAGAAATTAAGGCTGTAGAAAGTTTAGCACCGGTCCATTATTCACAATTACTCACTTATTTAAAACTATCGAATAAAAAGCTGGGCTTGCTCATAAACTTCAATGTGAAGCTCTTAAAAGAAGGGATACATCGAGTGGTAAACAAACTATAA
- a CDS encoding HNH endonuclease, whose translation MEKIPAHILELFGNLNSDKNPKYWNERTKGRAPHKPFLLLSILDGTEQGWIASNQIALTQELIETFFTYWNAIMGEDRSTTLALPFFYMKSEDFWQLEYNQGYPEYSNAPSLGGLQERVSHAVIDPGVFELFLNSETNHQLHSFLADTYFSDEIAKEVLEISSANVQSYQYTRRLVEIAADPFVKFHGDKTDKQKYRTGKYQVRKQGFSRIVRSNYNYTCALCRNRVVTPGGKTLVEGAHIIPWSKSRNDDPRNGISLCRSHHWMFDTFMFTVNPNFKIQFSRWLKDQRNEIGELWELNNQSILLPEESFRPSGQALEYHNEKFEEFQESF comes from the coding sequence ATGGAAAAAATCCCTGCTCACATATTAGAGCTGTTTGGAAATCTCAACAGCGATAAAAACCCTAAATACTGGAATGAACGTACCAAAGGCAGGGCTCCACATAAACCCTTTTTACTCCTTAGTATTCTGGATGGAACAGAACAGGGATGGATTGCAAGCAATCAGATAGCATTGACTCAGGAGCTGATCGAAACTTTTTTCACGTACTGGAATGCCATCATGGGTGAAGACCGGTCAACAACCCTCGCTTTGCCTTTCTTTTATATGAAAAGTGAGGATTTCTGGCAGCTTGAATACAATCAGGGTTATCCTGAATATTCAAATGCCCCGTCGCTTGGCGGACTTCAGGAACGTGTTTCCCATGCCGTGATTGACCCCGGCGTTTTTGAGTTATTCCTTAATTCAGAGACGAACCATCAGCTGCATTCTTTTCTTGCCGACACCTATTTTTCTGATGAGATAGCCAAAGAAGTTTTAGAGATTAGTTCAGCCAACGTTCAGTCATATCAATACACGAGAAGACTGGTTGAAATTGCCGCCGACCCTTTCGTAAAGTTTCATGGAGATAAAACCGATAAACAGAAATACCGGACGGGTAAATATCAGGTCAGAAAACAGGGATTTTCAAGAATTGTAAGAAGTAATTATAACTATACCTGTGCCCTCTGCAGAAACCGGGTTGTTACGCCTGGAGGAAAAACACTGGTTGAAGGAGCTCACATCATTCCCTGGAGCAAAAGCAGAAATGACGATCCAAGAAACGGCATTTCCCTATGCCGTTCACATCACTGGATGTTTGATACCTTCATGTTTACTGTGAATCCGAATTTTAAAATTCAGTTTTCCCGCTGGCTGAAAGACCAAAGAAATGAAATCGGAGAACTTTGGGAGCTGAACAATCAATCCATTCTGCTACCGGAAGAGTCATTTCGTCCCTCAGGACAGGCTTTGGAATATCATAATGAGAAGTTTGAAGAATTTCAGGAGAGTTTTTGA
- a CDS encoding mechanosensitive ion channel domain-containing protein, protein MQDFTDQIADFIASSPSIAVQLVETVAIILILWVVRIIAVRVLQRNVEDKKAIYKWRKNITYIAFFIGVLIIGQIWFLALGSLGTFLGLLSAGIAIALKDPVTDIAAWLFLIWRKPFDIGDRIQVGNSKGDVIDIRVFKFTILEIGNWVDADQSTGRVIHIPNHKVFTEDLANYTSDFEFIWNEMGVLVTFESDWKKAKKILEEVVEENMHEFVEQAREEVKKAEKSYLIQYRYLTPIVYTSVKDSGINLSIRYLSDPRRRRGVSQAIWESILDRFDEHDDIDFAYPTIRYYDNPTEGKPGTTPSGN, encoded by the coding sequence ATGCAAGACTTCACAGATCAAATCGCCGATTTCATTGCAAGCTCACCCAGTATAGCAGTACAACTTGTGGAAACTGTTGCCATCATCCTCATCCTCTGGGTTGTCCGCATTATTGCCGTCCGTGTTCTTCAGCGAAATGTAGAAGACAAGAAAGCCATCTATAAATGGCGGAAGAACATTACCTACATCGCTTTTTTTATCGGCGTGCTTATCATCGGGCAAATCTGGTTTCTGGCGCTGGGCTCCCTGGGGACTTTTCTGGGGCTGCTTTCTGCAGGTATCGCCATTGCCCTTAAAGATCCGGTAACCGACATCGCAGCCTGGCTATTTTTAATATGGCGAAAGCCTTTTGATATCGGCGACCGTATCCAGGTAGGGAATTCCAAAGGGGATGTCATTGATATTCGGGTGTTTAAATTCACTATCCTGGAAATAGGAAACTGGGTGGATGCCGATCAAAGCACGGGGCGGGTCATTCACATTCCCAATCACAAAGTATTTACCGAAGACCTCGCCAACTATACCAGCGACTTTGAGTTTATCTGGAATGAGATGGGCGTACTCGTCACCTTTGAAAGCGACTGGAAGAAAGCCAAGAAAATCCTGGAAGAGGTGGTTGAGGAGAATATGCATGAATTTGTGGAACAGGCCCGGGAGGAAGTCAAAAAAGCAGAAAAATCCTATCTCATTCAGTATCGGTATCTGACTCCCATTGTGTACACCAGTGTTAAAGACAGTGGCATCAACCTTTCCATACGGTATTTATCAGATCCAAGACGAAGAAGGGGCGTTTCTCAGGCTATCTGGGAATCCATTCTCGACCGTTTTGATGAGCACGACGACATCGATTTTGCCTACCCAACCATCCGCTACTACGACAACCCCACCGAAGGCAAACCCGGCACAACTCCTTCAGGGAATTAA
- a CDS encoding Na+/H+ antiporter NhaC family protein, with protein sequence MSNDFAGTKEKWKDPKTRRRIGVGAFIALIIAGVYAGVNQVFPEQSGHYGFWSIMPPLVAIVLAFYTREVVSSLFIGICLGGVISGKLNIVQDFLIPSVGTESFALIIIVYLWALGGLIGIWTRTGGAEKFAVWASKKMVRGPQTAKFFTWLMGLVFHQGGTISTVLTGATVRPVADKHRVSHEELAYMVDSTASPAATLIPFNVWPFYVGGLIIGTLPFLETTQQSIAFFFTALPYNFYAIFAILLTLAFAWDKFPFVPGKKMRAAIKRARSGQGLDREGATPMAADELTKSAVPEDYNPGLIDFFGPIGTLLGVAIIPYVVTYFFLDMGEDSMLLIAEAFVLAVLVGFGIALAKGMNLQEVVDGFIDGCKGVTIGAIILALAVTLKEVADAVGTAAYVVDTVGDVIPAFLLPGLLMILCMLIAFSTGTSWGTYAVVFPVAIPLAWAVVPDVFFLTLCFSAVIGGSVFGDQCSPISDTTILSSLATGCDLMDHVQTQFPLAILAGTLAVISYAAMVILFV encoded by the coding sequence ATGAGTAATGATTTTGCCGGAACCAAAGAGAAGTGGAAAGATCCCAAAACCCGCCGCAGGATAGGTGTTGGTGCATTCATCGCGCTGATTATCGCCGGGGTGTATGCCGGAGTGAACCAGGTTTTCCCGGAGCAAAGCGGACATTACGGATTTTGGTCCATCATGCCGCCGCTGGTAGCCATTGTTCTGGCATTTTATACCCGCGAAGTGGTTAGCTCGCTGTTCATCGGGATTTGTTTGGGCGGTGTGATTTCCGGCAAGCTCAATATCGTACAGGATTTCCTGATTCCCTCCGTTGGAACCGAAAGTTTTGCCCTGATTATCATCGTGTACTTATGGGCTTTGGGAGGATTAATTGGCATCTGGACGCGAACCGGCGGTGCGGAGAAATTTGCCGTTTGGGCCAGTAAGAAAATGGTGCGCGGACCTCAAACCGCCAAGTTCTTCACCTGGCTGATGGGACTCGTTTTCCACCAGGGAGGAACCATCAGTACCGTATTGACTGGAGCTACGGTTCGGCCTGTGGCCGACAAACACAGGGTGTCGCACGAAGAGCTGGCTTACATGGTTGATTCCACCGCTTCCCCGGCCGCCACCCTGATCCCCTTCAACGTATGGCCGTTTTACGTGGGCGGACTCATCATCGGAACCCTCCCTTTTCTGGAAACGACTCAGCAGAGTATCGCCTTCTTCTTCACTGCCCTGCCCTATAACTTTTATGCGATTTTCGCCATCCTGCTCACCCTTGCTTTCGCGTGGGACAAGTTCCCTTTCGTACCCGGAAAGAAAATGAGAGCCGCCATCAAGCGCGCCCGTTCCGGACAAGGCCTCGATCGTGAAGGAGCTACGCCTATGGCTGCCGATGAACTTACCAAAAGTGCTGTTCCCGAAGACTACAACCCCGGACTCATCGACTTTTTTGGTCCAATTGGAACCCTGCTTGGAGTAGCCATCATCCCCTATGTTGTCACCTATTTTTTCCTGGATATGGGCGAAGACTCCATGCTGCTGATTGCCGAGGCTTTTGTGCTTGCTGTATTGGTTGGATTTGGAATCGCCTTAGCCAAAGGCATGAACCTGCAGGAGGTTGTTGATGGCTTTATTGACGGATGTAAAGGCGTTACCATCGGAGCGATTATCCTGGCCCTGGCCGTCACCCTTAAAGAGGTAGCCGATGCAGTCGGAACCGCCGCTTATGTGGTTGATACCGTCGGCGATGTAATCCCGGCCTTCCTCCTGCCCGGACTGTTGATGATCCTCTGCATGCTCATCGCCTTTTCCACCGGCACCTCTTGGGGAACTTATGCGGTTGTATTTCCGGTCGCCATCCCGCTGGCCTGGGCCGTGGTGCCGGATGTGTTTTTCCTAACCCTATGCTTTTCAGCGGTAATCGGCGGATCTGTTTTCGGAGACCAGTGTTCCCCCATTTCGGACACCACCATCCTCTCCTCCCTGGCCACCGGCTGTGATTTGATGGACCACGTGCAAACCCAATTCCCCCTGGCCATCCTCGCCGGAACCCTGGCTGTCATTTCCTACGCCGCCATGGTGATTTTATTTGTCTAA
- a CDS encoding CPBP family intramembrane glutamic endopeptidase yields MQNPFFNSEENRLRSLFRVLLFIFLFVFMMVIPSLIPYTALDYIGRSILTLGLFYIMFRYVDGRPWSFSGLNLDRTWFMECAAGIVIAAVTMGLIFLTLWQTGGLEITSFSWNRSGETFWLIPLLIFFVQMASVGFYEEVMARGYLLPNITEGFTLGNITPQKAAVIAVIISSALFGLGHAGNPNANITAVVNILLAGVMLAVPFIITGRLGLSIGIHFSWNFFQGGIFGFRVSGMEVRNSLIQIQQGGPDWWTGGSFGPEAGLIGVLGILLILGLTVLYLKQSGVRIGYADLFSNTFTEQKTIAEEAP; encoded by the coding sequence ATGCAAAATCCATTTTTTAATTCGGAAGAAAACCGGCTTCGATCTTTATTTCGGGTACTCCTGTTTATCTTCTTGTTTGTTTTTATGATGGTAATTCCATCCCTGATCCCCTACACAGCTCTGGACTACATAGGCAGATCCATACTCACCCTTGGGCTGTTTTACATCATGTTCCGCTATGTGGATGGGCGTCCATGGAGCTTCTCGGGATTAAACTTAGATAGAACCTGGTTTATGGAATGTGCAGCCGGGATTGTTATTGCTGCGGTGACAATGGGACTTATATTTCTTACCCTTTGGCAAACCGGCGGGCTCGAAATCACGAGTTTTAGCTGGAATCGTAGCGGGGAAACCTTTTGGCTGATCCCGCTTTTGATCTTCTTTGTACAAATGGCTTCTGTCGGCTTTTATGAAGAAGTAATGGCCCGGGGATATTTGTTGCCCAACATCACCGAAGGATTCACTTTAGGCAACATCACCCCACAAAAAGCGGCTGTTATCGCTGTTATCATCAGCTCCGCGCTGTTTGGGCTTGGTCATGCCGGAAACCCCAATGCGAACATCACTGCCGTTGTTAACATCCTTTTAGCCGGGGTGATGCTGGCCGTGCCTTTTATCATAACGGGACGATTGGGATTGTCTATCGGTATTCACTTTTCATGGAATTTTTTCCAGGGGGGGATATTCGGCTTTCGGGTAAGCGGAATGGAAGTGCGCAACTCACTGATACAAATTCAGCAAGGAGGCCCCGATTGGTGGACCGGAGGCTCATTTGGCCCCGAAGCCGGACTGATCGGAGTGCTGGGCATCCTTCTGATTTTAGGGTTGACCGTTCTTTATCTTAAACAAAGCGGTGTTAGAATAGGTTATGCTGATCTTTTTTCGAATACTTTTACAGAGCAGAAGACAATCGCGGAAGAAGCTCCCTGA